The Saprospiraceae bacterium genome contains the following window.
GGGAAGTTGATTTCAAGATGCTCACTGGATAACTTTAGATTGATAGTCTCATTCAAAACATTGAGATTATCTGATCCGGTGAGAATTTTTTGAAATTGAATTTCTTTTTCATAGTAATTCGTTTCCAGCATCTCATTGGTTTGTTGAGATGCTATATATAAGAAACTGATTATCATTACAAAGAATAATGCATAAGCTATTAAAATTTTATATCCCCAACTCATAATGATTATTTAAATGGTCCTAGAAAATTAGTTTTTAATGTATGGATCAAATCACTCCCTTGGAAAATGTTTAATTTGATTTCATTGCTTCTTTTAAGCACTTGATCTTTTGATAAGCCAATAAAGAATTCATATTCAGAAACAGATTCAGGGTTAATTTTAATTTCGTGATTTCCTATGAGTTGAATGCTTCCGTTCTGATTAGCTAATTTGATATCCATTTTTTGTGTGTCCCTGCTTTTATTTATAAACTTTATAGTGTATAAATTTGTGATCTGGGATTCACTAACCTCCTGATATAATTGTCCTGGAACGCGTTGAACATAGGCATCAATAGTATTTCGAGTTGCAATTAAAACGACCATCGCAAGGATTAAAATACTGAGTAAGGCCGTATAGGCCTTCATGCGGTTATTGAATTTAAAGCGGGTTTTTCCAGACACTTCATTTTCGGATGCATATCGGATTAACCCTCTATTGAAACCTACCTTATCCATTACTTCATCGCAGGCATCTATGCATGCAGTGCAACCAACACATTCCATTTGCACCCCATTGCGAATGTCAATGCCTGTTGGACAAACCTGAACGCATTTCATACAGTCCACGCAATCGCCTTGAGTTCGTTGTTGATTTTTATGGATGCGTTCTCTTGGTTCGCCTCTCGTGTAATCGTATGAAATTTGCATGGTGTCTTTATCAAAAAGCACACTCTGAAGGCGTCCGTAGGGACAAACGGTGGTGCAAATAATATCACGGACAAATGCAAACACTCCATAAAATAAGAGCGTAAATACAATTAATCCACTTAAGAGGCCAATGTTTTCTGAAATGGGTTTCAGTATAATTTTATATAACTGATCCACTCCAATGATATAAGCTAAAAACGTATTGGCTATAAGAAAGGAAAATGCCAAAAAAATAAAATGTTTCAAAGATTTTTTAAGCCACCATTCGCTCGTCCATGCTTTTGACTGCAGCAGTTTTTGTTGTCCGGGTGAACCTTCAATCAGCCATTCAATTTTTCGGAAAACCATTTCCATAAAAATGGTT
Protein-coding sequences here:
- a CDS encoding FixH family protein, which gives rise to MSWGYKILIAYALFFVMIISFLYIASQQTNEMLETNYYEKEIQFQKILTGSDNLNVLNETINLKLSSEHLEINFPKEGIKDQPLIHLEFIKMSDQSKDFNLDIKTNENGKIIIPTEKFSKGYYRLQMQWESNGKPYVYRDQFKFLEA
- the ccoG gene encoding cytochrome c oxidase accessory protein CcoG codes for the protein MNLDDLQEGSGFRDRISSVDEQGGRKWIFASKVNGRFYNYRNYSSFVYLILFFTIPFIWVHNQPLVLFNILEGKFILFSKIFWPNDFFIFAVAMITFIIFIALFTVIYGRLFCGWACPQTIFMEMVFRKIEWLIEGSPGQQKLLQSKAWTSEWWLKKSLKHFIFLAFSFLIANTFLAYIIGVDQLYKIILKPISENIGLLSGLIVFTLLFYGVFAFVRDIICTTVCPYGRLQSVLFDKDTMQISYDYTRGEPRERIHKNQQRTQGDCVDCMKCVQVCPTGIDIRNGVQMECVGCTACIDACDEVMDKVGFNRGLIRYASENEVSGKTRFKFNNRMKAYTALLSILILAMVVLIATRNTIDAYVQRVPGQLYQEVSESQITNLYTIKFINKSRDTQKMDIKLANQNGSIQLIGNHEIKINPESVSEYEFFIGLSKDQVLKRSNEIKLNIFQGSDLIHTLKTNFLGPFK